The genomic region ATTTGATTGATGCAGGGTCAATGCATAGTCcagagcaaatggtagatttgtaGATGAATGAgccaaaaaaatccccaaaaattcaCTTCACTCCTGGTATATATTGTGTCATCTTGGATTCTAAATGATCTTGGCTGATAGAGATAAACGGAGCTGCTGAAGTCATTATAGATTGCTCAGCAGAGATTATATACTAAGCAGAAGAGGTTCAGTATAGACAGGAAAGTTTCTGAGCAGGATTATTGTTTTCTTATAAGCTTCCACAGAAAAGTGAAGGTCCCGATGAAACCACACGGAAAGCCCTCAGCAGTTTATGGGAGACTGTGACAATACGATGTCAGCTTTGTGAATGCAGGTGATGGACGGCTCTACTCACAGCCGCCTTGAGGTCTTTGTTTCTGATGCTATAAATCAAGGGGTTGAGTAAAGGGTTAATGAGGGCATATGTCACCGACACCACCCTATTAACTGTAAAGAGATTGCTGGTGGTGGGCACAAAGTAGATAAAAATAATGGAAGCATAGAAAATAAAGACCACGGTGAGATGGGAggtgcaggtggagaaggctttaagTTTTCCATGGTGGGTCCTGATCTTGAGAATGGTGGTGAAGATGCGAATGTACGGGACCAACGTGATAGCAAAGGCTCCGATGCCAAGGATTCCACCTACAATAAGTATGACAATTATGTTTATAAAGGTGTCAGTGCAAGAGATCTGGAATAAATGAGGAAGGTCACAGAAGAAGTTGTGGATGGTGTTTGGACCACAGAAGGTCAACCGGAGTGAGAACAGCGTGTGGACCAAGGAATAAAGAAACCCAAGAATCCAAACCCCAGAGGCCATCTGGGTACAAACCGTCCAGGACATGATCTGAGTGTAGTGAAGGGGGTGGCAGATGGCAATGTATCTGTCATAGGACATGGCGGACAGCAAGAAGAGTTCTGCACTGGCCAAGTAGATGAAGAAGAAGACCTGGGTTATACAAGATGGGATAGATATGGAATGGTTCTTGGTGACCAGGTCAATGAGCATCCTCGGAGCTGTCACTGATGAGTAGGAGACATCTATAAAAGCCAAATTTCCAAGGAAGAAGTACATTGGAGTGTGAAGCTGGGAGTCGATGAAGATGAATACGATGATGAGGAAGTTAACGATGACGGTCAAGACGTAGATGAAGAAGAAGACAAGAAAAAGAAGAGGCAAGTTGTGCGGATGATCAGAGAGGCCAATGAGGATAAACTCACTGACCGTCGTCAAGTTCTTCATTGCTGAAAATAAACGACTAAACCTAAAAAGAAGAAAGCCAAGGGTCAAAGGGACAATGGGTAAAAAGCCAGAGGAACTGAGGACTCAAACATCCGGTACACGGGGCACGTAAAGGGTTCATGGTGATTATGTGCAGTGACTGTTACATGACTTATATAGGAACATCTACAGCTTCCACTACCCAGGAGACATCATGTGCCGTAAGATACAAGTCTATTTCTACAAATTCTCACAGCAGTCATTATAATATAATTCCTTCGACGCTTGAGATTTTCCAAACTAAAACTAAACTTCAAGTGATGTCTTCATCCTTTATCTACTTATGTGATTTGTAAGGAAAATGCAAAACTTTACATAAATATCTCAGAtttctaaaatttacatttttcttttaaaaggattttggccaaaaaaatgttaaaactgccaccaggtggcgctgctatgctgaagagcatcggaacgccctcaaatacaccggcctatcctggatgaaggtaagtgcaagctccgcgacactttcggttttttaaatgcggctttttttccgaatccgttgggttttcgttcggccacgccccccgatttccgtcgcgtgcacgccagcgccgatgcgccaaaatccgatcgcgtgcgccaaaaacctggggcaatacagggaaaatcggcgcaaatcggaaatattctagtaacacgtcaggaaaccgcgaatcgggcccttagtaaatgacccccattggggcacatttacttacccggtccagtcgcaatccagcgacgcgttctctgacgaggattcgggttctgtcgggattcactaaggtcgtgcacccaatatccagcaggtgttgctgctgcgctgaagtccgccggagttcaccttcttcttcccggtacatgtaagtgctgatcttgcgacacaaattcttttttaaattccaagttttttccgaatccgtcaggttgtccgactgccacgcccccctccccgaaagctggcgccaatatccgattgcgtgcgccaaaatcctgggggcaattcggcgcaaattggaaatcctcgggaaacccgacgaaagtgcacgattcggacccttagtaaatgagccccattgtacatTTGTATCATTGGTAAGATATTTGGTGAGAATCCAAGTACAATGTAAAGTTGAGTTATTGACACTCTGACATTGCCCTGGAGGATGAAGAAACCAATTGTGGGTAAGAACCAGGGTCGGGGAGAGTGCGCTTTAGGTAAGTAGCCCAGCTTGCTCTCTGTGTGAGCAACATTTACTGAACCAAAGCAAGAACCCCATGAACTAAACCCTTTCAGGAAcaacacagtgggggacatttacttacccggtctgcagTGTTCACCGAAAactcattgtccgacgatcatgcactctgctgcgagtcactaagatcgtgccctggatatcctgcatgtgtcgctccctcgctcaggtccgccggagttcaccttcatcttcccggtgcatataagtgcattggatgcgacacaatttgaaagttaaatcctgcactcagtccgaattagtcggattgtctgacagcCCATCCCCCAATTTGTAtctcatggaagcagcgcagcagcTGCACCAGAAGCCAATCGTGTGtggcacaatcccagcgcagacaccttctaaatgcctgtccaagatgcgcaaatccagaaaatggtgcaaagtcagacgaaagtgcgtgtgcggacccttagtaaataagccccagtgattACAtccttctctggagcagtgcataattagggtaagaggagaagtgccgagCCCCAGCACAGGAGCATcagagtctcattatcataatttataattgtttttttagcaaaagcactcagttcagggattaaacaagatatgtttctgcatcagtgttgctgctGGATTCTCGAGGTATGTTTGGGCATAAATCCCTCCTGGGAGTGAGAGGTTTTGGGGAGACCAGTTGATTGGAGACAATTGCACAATTTTCCTTCCTCCTACTAAGAGTTATGGAGGTTAATGAAAACTACTGCAAACTTCAGCTGTACAAAAATCTTCCAGCTGGATAAGTAATTTATTGCAGTAGGAATGTTTGCTTTATTACCTGTTATTTTATAGCTATTTATGTCTGTATTGTATGTGTGTCACCATTTTCATCTGACAACTTTATGTTTTGTATCTGCACTGCACATCTgtgtattaaatctttaaaacATTATAAGTATCTCATTGTAGTCTTAGAGAACCTAAGTTTCCAAAGAGATTGCATTAACAATATCATTTTTAAATAATCATTTAGTAAATTGTGTAATCGGTTATTTGGGATTTCTTAAATGTTGATGGATTTATGAAGACAGGCGTCTATTTGCCTTCTTATTATAATTTAATAAGTAAAGTATATGTAATGGCAGTGATAGGTGAGTGAGTGCAAGGGCTTAGAGCAGACTTTAGAGTAATGGCACCATGTTGCCTAGGTGGGTGGGGCTTCATTTACTAAATTGTTAGGATTTCTAGGGTAAGTGCACCCCATGATATCAGCTGAGGGAATGGGTCGTCACATTACCAGAGCACCTATTATGAGCTTTgacttaaaaaaaattgtataatacTGGCAACTCAGATAGTGACACCAGAACCATAATCCATGATTATATATAACTTTACTCCTGGTCCATTTACCCTACAGATGTCATTGTCTACTTAGACTAAAGGTCCACCATACACTGATGAGGTGTTGTTGCTCCCAGAAAAGATGGTAAGGCGGGATATACCCCAATGGGAAATATGACCGGAGAGTTAGGGTTACATTCTTTACTGTAGAAATTCAGGTGCAAAGCAATACAATCAAATTAAAGGGATGCATTCTGTAATCTCCTCCCTGGCAtaagaagggttaatgctgaggaaaGCCCTGGGGTAGCcgtccctctctttctcagaaggccGGTACCATGGCCAAAGGCCAGGAGCCCAGTGTCTATGGAAGAGTATCCCTgtttcttcttcttctggttATTCAGGTAGACTAACAGTCTACTCCTCCATGCACTGTTGCCTAACTGCAAGACACAAGGGACTGGGActgttttctttatataacttctaccaggggaggagtgcttacatttttagcaaaaaacaaaacaaaaaacaaaacaataacaaAGTGTTCTCCCATAGACCTACATTAaatccccataatattctaaggcagaaagtttctaaagtgtacacaactttccagacagcaccttaCATTCTATAAGTCAAGCAGTTTGCTTTTCTGGTAAACAAGCCTTTATCTTCTGCAAAACAATCTCTACTCTAGCTATGGAAAATTACTAGTTTCTATgtagtcagaaatgtctctcaatgcTCATACCCTTTCTACTAGTTTATACTGATAAAGTAATAATAACCAGAATGTATATAACAAGACACTAGTGAaaatgcaagttaacccttgatgtaaaataaagtaaaaactgCTGAGTTTTCTTAGAAGAAATAGTTcaatgtccacaaatgtccaaacTTCAATGCTCCTCTGATCCAGGGCACTACAAAATGGTGAAAGTTTTGTGCACAGGAGCGAGAATTTAGCAGGAGACCTGGATGACACTGGAGGAAGGCAGGAATTGCAAGGAGCAAGGATGGGAGGGGCGGATTGACTCAGAGGGAAAAAAGATCCACCCCCTCTGACTCACTTCTCATTCTGGCAAGCTGCCAGGTAAGATGTTAATCAGCTCCATGGTGGGAAAATGAAAATGTTACAAAATTACAATTCATTTACAAAAAATCATGTTTTTAACCTGAATTTTACTGACCCTTGGTGGTAAACAGTGTAAAAACCCCACACAAGAAACCTTGTTCAGCAAATGGAGTTTTGCGCCGCACCCTTTCAGCATCCTATCGTTTGCGTTTCACTTTGTCAGAACAATGACCTCCTCTCTGACTTATTTTGACCTGACACTGACCGAATATTTACCCTGACACACGAGGCATCGATGAGCTGCCGCCTTCAGGTAGCGAGATTTCAAATTCTGAAACCCAATGCCAGTGCATTTTGAAGCCCACTTTCCGATAGTCCAACCCACCTACATTACATCTTTCCTACAGTCACCTATGAGTTGGGGATGTGGAGCGGCCAAGGGAAGTCCGCTACGTATTCTCTGGTCTTGCCCTATTCTCTCCACATTTTGATTGAAGATAAGGGAAATTACTAGACTCCCTGGGTCTGGCGCTTTTTCTCTTCCAACATACGGACATCTCATTAAAGAGACCTTCTATCTTACAGCTCATAGTGATGACTGCCAGGCCGTGTACCCCACTCCTATAGAAGAAGCTCGATCCTCCCTCATGTGGTGCGATGAAGGGAATAATGGAAATGGAAGATCATCCCTCTTTGACACAAGATAA from Engystomops pustulosus chromosome 10, aEngPut4.maternal, whole genome shotgun sequence harbors:
- the LOC140104663 gene encoding olfactory receptor 1C1-like; translation: MGDAKIGPCRRKQKEKRKGNGRNGWNLTERSSTSQRRDKQKERKKKLVSRASCSGTYVRYSLNSFQQYQLGNSAWRSRLLVYLNNQKKKKQGYSSIDTGLLAFGHVNVAHTESKLGYLPKAHSPRPWFLPTIGFFILQGNVRVSITQLYIVLGFSPNILPMIQMFSRLFSAMKNLTTVSEFILIGLSDHPHNLPLLFLVFFFIYVLTVIVNFLIIVFIFIDSQLHTPMYFFLGNLAFIDVSYSSVTAPRMLIDLVTKNHSISIPSCITQVFFFIYLASAELFLLSAMSYDRYIAICHPLHYTQIMSWTVCTQMASGVWILGFLYSLVHTLFSLRLTFCGPNTIHNFFCDLPHLFQISCTDTFINIIVILIVGGILGIGAFAITLVPYIRIFTTILKIRTHHGKLKAFSTCTSHLTVVFIFYASIIFIYFVPTTSNLFTVNRVVSVTYALINPLLNPLIYSIRNKDLKAAVRILAASSVTPEEDILKLKPIPGHFKQAHHSDPVGFKIFLFNYAHADVTTTGF